A single Nisaea sp. DNA region contains:
- a CDS encoding FAD-binding oxidoreductase, whose translation METGMTGLERRGSGYVDSYYGRTLKAPVSRPTLAHDLDCDICVVGGGMAGLATALGLAERGKKVVVLEAQRVGWGASGRNGGFVSAGYSLGSDGIESVVGREDADALMRLSLDALTLIRSRLDQYGIDAGPMQDGIMKASWYRNADGLKASAEKMNKRFDLGLEFKSREEMKELYRTERYHEGLLDPTAFQFHSLNFTNGIADACTGLGATIFENSAVTHMDLSTDKKRIDTATGSVTANQVVICCSGYIGHLHPKLSRATLPVGTYVVLTEPLGDRLRDAIKAPYATSDSRLAGDYYRALPDTRLLWGGRVSSNLSPRNLRQKMIGDILKIYPQLEGIRAEVAWPGTMGYSVHKMPQIGQLQPGVWYNQGYGGHGMCATTAGGEVVAKAIAEDDETYKLFAPFGLDFAGGPLGPLIAQCAYWGFQIQDRWQAWRSH comes from the coding sequence ATGGAAACGGGAATGACTGGTTTGGAGCGACGCGGATCAGGTTACGTGGACAGTTATTATGGCCGGACTCTGAAAGCTCCCGTCTCGCGCCCTACCCTCGCGCATGATCTTGACTGCGATATCTGCGTCGTTGGAGGCGGCATGGCAGGCCTCGCTACGGCCTTGGGGCTTGCCGAGCGGGGAAAGAAAGTTGTCGTCCTTGAGGCTCAACGGGTCGGTTGGGGTGCGTCAGGCCGTAATGGCGGTTTTGTCAGTGCCGGGTACAGCCTAGGGTCGGACGGTATTGAATCTGTCGTGGGTCGCGAGGATGCAGATGCGCTTATGCGCCTCAGCCTCGATGCCCTCACCCTCATCCGTTCACGGCTTGATCAATACGGCATCGATGCCGGGCCGATGCAGGACGGGATTATGAAGGCGTCCTGGTACCGGAATGCCGATGGCCTGAAAGCCAGTGCTGAGAAGATGAACAAGCGGTTCGATCTTGGACTGGAATTCAAAAGCCGCGAGGAGATGAAGGAACTCTACCGCACTGAGCGGTACCACGAGGGCCTACTGGACCCGACGGCGTTTCAGTTTCACTCCCTGAACTTCACCAACGGTATCGCAGATGCTTGCACCGGTCTGGGAGCAACAATCTTTGAGAACAGTGCCGTAACTCACATGGACCTCAGCACGGACAAAAAACGGATCGACACGGCGACTGGCAGCGTGACGGCCAATCAGGTTGTGATCTGCTGTTCGGGCTATATCGGCCACCTGCATCCGAAGCTGTCCCGGGCGACATTGCCGGTCGGGACCTATGTGGTCCTTACAGAGCCGCTTGGCGACCGGCTGCGAGATGCCATCAAAGCGCCCTATGCGACGTCGGATAGCCGCCTCGCGGGCGATTATTACCGTGCCCTGCCCGATACAAGATTGCTATGGGGCGGACGTGTCAGCTCCAATCTGTCGCCGCGTAATCTGAGGCAGAAGATGATTGGCGATATCCTGAAGATCTATCCCCAACTCGAGGGTATTCGGGCCGAAGTCGCCTGGCCCGGGACTATGGGCTATTCGGTGCACAAGATGCCCCAGATCGGACAGCTGCAACCGGGTGTCTGGTATAATCAGGGATATGGCGGGCACGGCATGTGCGCCACCACGGCCGGTGGAGAGGTCGTGGCAAAGGCCATTGCTGAGGATGACGAGACCTATAAGCTGTTCGCCCCCTTCGGCCTCGATTTCGCTGGTGGCCCACTCGGCCCATTGATTGCCCAGTGCGCCTATTGGGGCTTTCAGATCCAGGACCGGTGGCAGGCCTGGCGTTCTCACTAA
- a CDS encoding MarR family transcriptional regulator — protein sequence MTVQTLRRSALKIDTADIGIGASAETVRSGYLELTSMLDRLHRRYLDVVRVELESMGINNINPSQALMLVGIGDEDIPVRDLIHRKGYQASTVSYNVKKLSEYGYLEQERAAHDRRSVRLRLSPKGRDIVTRLRDLEARHMEFSNGRSELLRGMENATSTLRQLDQIWAEYITFG from the coding sequence ATGACCGTACAGACACTTCGACGCTCTGCCCTGAAGATCGATACGGCTGATATCGGCATCGGCGCATCCGCCGAAACCGTACGGTCGGGCTATCTAGAACTGACCTCGATGCTTGACCGGCTGCATCGCCGGTACCTCGACGTGGTTCGTGTTGAACTCGAATCCATGGGGATCAACAATATCAACCCGTCACAAGCATTGATGCTTGTCGGCATTGGAGACGAGGATATCCCTGTCCGGGATCTTATCCATCGCAAAGGCTATCAGGCCTCGACCGTCTCTTACAACGTCAAGAAGCTTTCCGAATACGGATATCTGGAGCAGGAACGCGCGGCGCACGACCGGCGGTCAGTGCGCCTGCGATTGTCTCCCAAGGGCAGGGACATCGTCACCCGTCTCCGGGACCTGGAAGCCCGTCACATGGAATTCAGCAACGGCCGCAGTGAACTTCTGCGCGGTATGGAAAATGCGACCTCCACGCTGCGCCAGCTGGACCAGATCTGGGCCGAATACATTACTTTCGGATAA
- a CDS encoding aspartate/glutamate racemase family protein codes for MKHIGIVGCSAEGAALCYRTICAEGAALLGAHEHPDITMHTPPLSKYVSCLEAGDLSGVGELMLDSARRLERAGADFLICPDNTIHQAFDYVAERYPLPWLHIAEESAAFAREHGFRKVGLLGTRWLVESDVYPEKLEALGIDWIRPDPEEIIEISRIIMEELVPGRFLSGSISYFQALIERMKERGADSILLGCTEIPLIISDENSVLPTLDSTRTLARAALRAATS; via the coding sequence ATGAAGCATATAGGAATTGTTGGTTGCTCGGCCGAAGGTGCGGCGCTCTGCTACCGGACCATCTGCGCGGAAGGAGCGGCCCTGCTTGGTGCGCACGAGCATCCCGACATCACGATGCACACGCCGCCACTTTCGAAATATGTCAGCTGCCTCGAAGCAGGGGATTTGAGCGGCGTCGGGGAGTTGATGCTCGATTCCGCCCGAAGACTGGAACGCGCCGGGGCGGATTTCTTGATTTGCCCGGATAACACCATTCACCAGGCATTCGACTATGTGGCGGAGCGATACCCGCTTCCATGGCTGCATATTGCAGAAGAATCCGCGGCTTTCGCCCGGGAGCATGGATTCCGAAAAGTCGGTTTGCTTGGCACCAGATGGTTGGTCGAGAGCGATGTCTATCCGGAGAAACTTGAAGCGCTTGGCATCGACTGGATCCGGCCTGATCCGGAAGAGATTATCGAAATCTCCCGGATCATCATGGAAGAGCTCGTTCCAGGCCGTTTCCTTTCGGGCTCGATATCCTACTTTCAGGCGCTTATCGAACGCATGAAAGAGCGCGGCGCGGATTCGATTCTTCTCGGCTGCACGGAGATACCGCTGATCATCAGTGACGAGAACAGCGTTCTCCCGACACTGGATTCGACAAGAACACTCGCCCGCGCGGCTCTTCGGGCGGCGACCAGCTGA
- a CDS encoding YtoQ family protein, with protein MTDLEVYLSGEIHTDWRAEIEEAVKAAGLPISFTAPVTVHENSDDCGVSILGSEEKPFWADHKGAKVNAIRTRTLIERADIVVVRFGDKYKQWNAAFDAGYAAALGKPLIVQHDPSLTHPLKEVDGAALAVAETPAQVAAVLRYVVTGEL; from the coding sequence ATGACTGATCTTGAAGTCTATTTGTCTGGTGAAATTCACACGGACTGGCGCGCGGAAATTGAAGAAGCGGTGAAAGCTGCGGGATTGCCAATCAGCTTCACCGCACCGGTAACGGTTCACGAAAACAGCGACGATTGCGGTGTGTCGATTCTCGGCAGCGAGGAAAAGCCGTTCTGGGCCGATCACAAGGGCGCCAAGGTCAATGCGATCCGGACCCGCACCCTGATCGAGCGCGCCGACATCGTTGTTGTCCGGTTCGGCGACAAATACAAACAGTGGAATGCAGCGTTCGACGCGGGATATGCAGCCGCACTCGGAAAGCCGCTCATCGTCCAGCATGATCCGTCGCTGACGCACCCGCTGAAAGAAGTCGATGGCGCGGCGTTAGCCGTTGCGGAAACGCCGGCGCAGGTTGCTGCGGTATTGCGTTATGTGGTGACTGGAGAACTTTAA
- a CDS encoding ABC transporter substrate-binding protein, which produces MRPYATLSAVMMLLLQLAACGDPEVIRVGFIGGLEGRASDIGIASRNAVQMAVDEKNEAGGINGRQIQLLVRDDLGTSEGGAEAARSLIAEGVDAIIGPNLSVVAGGMLPVINEAKIVTVTPTVSSLAFVGKNDHFYRIGSSTRQFAEAYARYCIDEGYRKIALALDGRNRLLTLSWSSEFDKAFTRLGGTLVASHQFDATVGGVFATKLLSTGSDALIFIANGVDAAQLTQLIRKQDRAIALLAGEWAASESLLTLGGTAIEGLVLLQPYDLNDVSAHYILFRDSYIERFRSEPGFSSIAAYDAATVLFSALTDQVEDGTLKRSMDALDTIKGLQQDVDFDSFGDSVRELVFVTVQNGEFIRK; this is translated from the coding sequence ATGCGGCCATATGCGACGCTTTCTGCGGTAATGATGCTCTTGCTGCAACTCGCAGCCTGTGGCGATCCCGAAGTTATTCGTGTCGGTTTTATCGGCGGCCTTGAAGGAAGGGCATCCGATATTGGTATCGCGTCACGGAACGCGGTCCAGATGGCCGTCGACGAAAAGAACGAAGCCGGAGGGATCAATGGACGCCAGATCCAGCTTCTCGTTCGCGATGATCTTGGGACGTCGGAAGGCGGAGCGGAAGCTGCTCGATCCTTGATCGCTGAAGGGGTAGACGCGATCATAGGTCCCAATCTCAGTGTTGTTGCAGGCGGCATGCTCCCGGTGATCAATGAGGCCAAGATCGTAACTGTCACCCCGACCGTTTCTTCCCTCGCCTTTGTCGGCAAGAACGATCATTTCTACCGTATAGGCTCATCGACCCGTCAATTTGCGGAAGCTTACGCAAGATACTGCATTGATGAGGGCTATCGAAAAATCGCCCTTGCGCTTGATGGCCGAAATCGGCTTCTTACCTTGAGCTGGAGTAGTGAATTCGACAAGGCCTTCACCAGACTTGGCGGCACACTCGTGGCGTCGCACCAGTTCGACGCCACAGTTGGCGGCGTATTCGCAACGAAACTGTTGAGCACCGGATCAGATGCACTGATTTTTATTGCCAACGGTGTCGATGCTGCTCAGCTTACCCAGCTGATACGAAAACAGGATCGTGCAATTGCACTCCTTGCTGGGGAATGGGCTGCTTCGGAAAGCCTCCTCACTCTCGGTGGGACCGCAATCGAGGGCCTGGTTCTTCTGCAACCCTACGATCTGAACGATGTGTCGGCGCATTATATTCTCTTCAGGGACTCTTACATAGAGAGGTTCCGCTCCGAGCCGGGATTCTCCAGCATCGCCGCTTATGACGCTGCGACGGTTCTGTTTTCCGCACTCACTGATCAAGTGGAGGATGGGACTCTGAAAAGATCGATGGATGCGCTTGACACAATTAAAGGCCTGCAACAGGACGTTGATTTTGACAGTTTTGGAGACAGCGTCCGGGAGCTTGTGTTCGTGACGGTCCAAAATGGGGAATTCATTCGCAAATGA
- a CDS encoding ABC transporter substrate-binding protein → MRPYVTLSAVMILLLQLAACGDPEVIRVGFIGGLEGRASDIGIASRNAVQMAVDEKNEAGGINGRQIQLLVRDDLGTSEGGAEAAQSLIAEGVEAIIGPNLSVVAGGMVPVINEAKIVSITPTVSSLAFVGNNDHFYRIGSSTRQYAEAYARYSIDVGHRKMATALDGRNALFSSSWQDEFERAFTELGGTLVASFQFDSTIGGEFSRAATTLLASKPDAMIFIANGVDSAQLTQQVRKQDKEVELMAAEWAASESLLTLGGAAIEGLLLLQTYDRYDETAHYVAFRDAYKARFRSDPGFSSIAAYDGATVLFSALQERGDDETMKSSMDALGTTQGLQQKVTFDGFGDSARQLVFVTVQKGKFIRK, encoded by the coding sequence ATGCGGCCATACGTAACGCTATCTGCGGTAATGATTCTCTTGCTGCAACTCGCTGCCTGCGGCGATCCCGAAGTCATTCGGGTAGGCTTTATCGGCGGCCTTGAGGGAAGGGCATCCGATATTGGCATCGCGTCACGAAATGCTGTCCAGATGGCCGTCGACGAAAAGAACGAAGCCGGAGGGATCAACGGACGCCAGATCCAGCTTCTCGTGCGCGATGATCTTGGGACGTCGGAAGGTGGAGCAGAGGCAGCGCAATCCTTGATCGCTGAGGGCGTAGAGGCAATTATTGGCCCCAACCTCAGTGTTGTTGCAGGCGGCATGGTTCCGGTCATCAACGAGGCCAAGATCGTATCGATCACCCCGACGGTTTCTTCCCTCGCCTTTGTCGGCAATAACGATCATTTCTACCGTATAGGCTCATCGACTCGTCAATATGCTGAAGCCTACGCGCGATACAGCATTGATGTCGGGCACCGAAAAATGGCCACTGCGCTTGACGGAAGAAATGCGCTCTTTTCCTCAAGCTGGCAGGATGAGTTTGAAAGGGCTTTTACCGAACTAGGAGGCACGCTCGTTGCCTCGTTCCAGTTTGACAGCACTATCGGCGGAGAGTTTTCCCGCGCGGCGACGACCCTTTTGGCATCGAAGCCGGACGCAATGATTTTTATCGCCAACGGCGTAGATTCTGCGCAGCTCACCCAGCAGGTCCGAAAACAGGATAAAGAAGTAGAGCTCATGGCCGCGGAATGGGCTGCTTCGGAAAGCCTTCTCACTCTTGGCGGTGCCGCGATTGAAGGGCTTCTCCTACTGCAAACATATGACCGGTATGATGAGACCGCACATTACGTTGCATTCCGGGATGCTTATAAAGCCAGGTTCCGCTCCGATCCGGGTTTTTCAAGCATCGCGGCTTATGACGGCGCGACAGTTTTGTTTTCCGCTCTTCAGGAGAGGGGGGACGATGAGACCATGAAATCGTCAATGGATGCGCTTGGTACAACCCAGGGCCTGCAACAGAAAGTGACGTTCGACGGTTTTGGAGATAGTGCGAGGCAGCTTGTTTTCGTTACCGTTCAGAAAGGGAAATTCATCCGGAAATGA
- a CDS encoding sensor histidine kinase: MKIPKVLSLRVALSLLFVFTPLVALVIVGSITLAIRLPQIAEENRSIAKESAAEMAARVEEYLRSLEHRLKVLAAAVDNVPEQEIYFLLQTARGDGFDAIYLVDDQGLLVDASVKNYSTEYIEEIVGIDMSGNKLFRTVSETQKQAWSDTQLSSISGIVTVGVAVPLKGSNKIIIGEVPLDQIVSISQFSRSDRQLDLWIVDRLGEVVADTRIARSGRHNLLHLPVVQAGLNGTLMPEELSYDGRDYFAWAEFSDSLGWLFVSRIPRGMDNSATQDLVAIIVTGFISTSIIGALLAPLWAQTMTSTVKLVIERARLVASGRQPETWPTGTIKEFNQLSGDLEAMADALVSREQALKEMNEELENRVQRRTQDLAATNSDLSEALSNLQMTQNELIEVEKLAALGRLVAGIAHELNTPLGNSKLSLSAQNQEIQSFNSLMEKGLRKSDLMKFLKRIQETTSMASMNVERACDLVANFKQVAVDRTTSFRRAFRLHELVSATVLTLQPSIAKNIRVVIEDIPERLEIDSYPGELGQIITNLVDNASKHAFPDTSGSIHISVTEADAGMIQISVRDDGIGMEPDVSEKIFNPFYTTKFGQGGTGLGLHISYNAATNVLGGSLTVKSTPGEGTNFNLLIPVVAPLQENEASSNEKAPPVPA, encoded by the coding sequence ATGAAGATCCCGAAAGTCCTTTCTCTGCGCGTCGCGCTCTCTCTTTTATTCGTCTTCACGCCTCTGGTTGCTCTCGTAATCGTCGGATCGATCACGCTGGCTATTCGCTTGCCTCAGATCGCTGAGGAAAACCGATCAATAGCCAAAGAGTCGGCGGCGGAGATGGCCGCTCGAGTCGAGGAATACCTGCGTTCTCTTGAGCATCGCCTGAAGGTTCTGGCCGCAGCTGTTGACAATGTCCCAGAGCAGGAAATCTATTTTTTGCTGCAAACGGCCCGCGGCGATGGCTTCGACGCCATTTATCTAGTCGACGATCAGGGCCTCCTCGTCGATGCTAGCGTAAAAAATTACAGCACTGAATATATTGAAGAAATCGTCGGAATCGATATGTCCGGCAATAAACTGTTTCGCACAGTTTCCGAGACTCAAAAGCAGGCGTGGAGTGACACCCAATTATCCTCCATATCGGGGATCGTAACTGTCGGCGTCGCTGTCCCTCTGAAAGGAAGCAATAAAATCATCATTGGAGAGGTACCTCTCGATCAGATCGTCTCCATAAGCCAATTTTCGCGTAGCGACAGGCAGCTTGATCTCTGGATCGTGGATCGCCTCGGTGAAGTTGTCGCAGATACAAGAATTGCGCGTTCGGGACGGCATAATCTTCTGCATCTGCCAGTCGTTCAGGCGGGTTTGAATGGAACGCTCATGCCGGAGGAACTTTCCTACGATGGGCGGGATTACTTCGCGTGGGCCGAGTTTTCTGACTCACTTGGGTGGCTCTTCGTCAGTCGAATTCCGCGTGGTATGGATAATTCCGCGACCCAGGACCTTGTCGCCATCATCGTCACGGGTTTCATCTCCACCTCGATCATCGGAGCGCTATTGGCCCCGCTCTGGGCGCAGACGATGACAAGCACCGTGAAGTTGGTTATCGAGCGTGCCCGTCTGGTCGCTTCCGGTCGCCAGCCCGAGACCTGGCCGACCGGTACAATCAAGGAGTTCAATCAGCTTTCCGGTGACCTCGAAGCCATGGCCGACGCGCTCGTCAGTCGGGAGCAGGCCCTGAAGGAGATGAATGAAGAGCTTGAGAACAGGGTCCAGAGGCGCACGCAGGATCTGGCCGCGACCAACTCGGATCTTTCCGAAGCGCTAAGCAATCTGCAGATGACGCAGAATGAGTTGATCGAGGTTGAAAAACTGGCTGCTCTCGGACGTCTGGTCGCTGGCATAGCACATGAACTGAATACACCTCTGGGAAACAGCAAGCTTAGCTTGTCCGCCCAAAATCAAGAGATCCAGAGTTTCAACAGTTTGATGGAAAAGGGGCTGCGCAAGTCCGATCTTATGAAGTTCCTGAAGCGAATCCAGGAAACGACCTCGATGGCCTCCATGAATGTCGAGCGTGCCTGTGATCTGGTAGCAAACTTCAAGCAGGTGGCAGTCGACAGGACGACATCTTTTCGCCGGGCGTTCCGTTTGCATGAGTTGGTATCAGCGACGGTGCTGACATTGCAGCCTTCCATAGCCAAAAATATACGTGTCGTGATTGAGGATATTCCCGAGCGGCTCGAAATTGACAGCTACCCGGGCGAGCTGGGGCAAATCATTACCAATCTTGTAGACAATGCCTCAAAGCATGCGTTTCCGGACACATCGGGCAGCATCCATATTTCCGTTACCGAGGCTGATGCGGGGATGATTCAGATTTCCGTTCGGGATGACGGGATCGGAATGGAGCCGGACGTCTCGGAAAAGATCTTCAATCCTTTCTACACAACCAAATTCGGTCAGGGCGGGACCGGTCTCGGGCTGCATATATCGTACAACGCCGCAACAAACGTGCTCGGCGGCAGCCTGACGGTCAAGAGCACACCAGGCGAAGGAACAAACTTCAACCTCCTGATCCCTGTCGTAGCTCCATTGCAGGAAAATGAAGCCTCCAGTAACGAAAAGGCCCCGCCAGTTCCGGCTTGA
- a CDS encoding BMP family protein, with protein sequence MTLLSRRQVLATLAALSAISTLPSGLANAAGKIKVAGIYTQPIQQKWDARLHQALEAAKAAGKIEYSFSEKVSNTDYIRVLREYAESGVQLIVGEAFGISREARKVADEYPNVAFVMGDPFKPHGSNFSVFDNYIHEPCYLMGIIAGSMTKSKKIGMVGGYPIGEVNRLFHAFMAGAKSVDPAIEFKVTFIGSWYDPPKAKEAAFAQIESGVDILYAERAGVVDAAREKGILAFGNVNDMNKEENGTGVVVTSALWHMESAIDYAIEQVKAGSFKAEDYKEWTMMQKGGASLAPYYEFEDKIPAEAKAKVAELSKQIMSGDFVVEINDNEPKSTF encoded by the coding sequence ATGACACTTCTTTCGCGCCGCCAGGTTCTGGCAACGCTGGCCGCTCTCAGCGCCATCTCAACGCTGCCGTCGGGACTCGCCAACGCGGCAGGCAAAATCAAGGTCGCGGGCATCTATACCCAGCCGATCCAGCAGAAATGGGATGCGCGCCTGCATCAGGCTCTTGAGGCCGCAAAGGCCGCTGGCAAGATCGAGTATTCCTTTTCGGAAAAGGTCTCCAATACAGACTATATCCGCGTGCTGCGCGAATATGCCGAAAGCGGTGTTCAGCTGATCGTCGGCGAGGCCTTCGGCATCAGCCGCGAGGCTCGCAAGGTGGCCGACGAATATCCGAACGTCGCCTTCGTTATGGGTGATCCCTTCAAGCCGCACGGCAGCAATTTCTCCGTTTTCGATAACTATATCCACGAGCCGTGCTACCTGATGGGTATCATCGCCGGTAGCATGACCAAGTCGAAAAAGATTGGCATGGTCGGCGGTTATCCGATCGGCGAGGTGAACCGGTTGTTCCATGCCTTCATGGCTGGCGCCAAGTCGGTCGATCCGGCGATCGAATTCAAGGTCACCTTCATCGGCTCCTGGTACGATCCGCCGAAGGCCAAGGAAGCGGCGTTCGCCCAGATCGAATCCGGCGTCGATATCCTTTATGCCGAACGCGCCGGCGTGGTCGATGCGGCTCGCGAAAAAGGCATCCTCGCCTTTGGCAATGTGAATGACATGAACAAAGAAGAGAATGGCACGGGCGTGGTCGTGACTTCCGCCTTGTGGCACATGGAAAGTGCGATCGATTACGCCATCGAGCAGGTCAAGGCAGGCAGCTTCAAAGCCGAGGACTACAAGGAATGGACCATGATGCAGAAGGGCGGCGCCAGCCTCGCCCCGTATTATGAGTTCGAGGATAAAATCCCGGCGGAAGCAAAAGCCAAGGTCGCCGAGCTTTCCAAGCAGATCATGTCCGGCGATTTCGTGGTCGAGATCAACGACAACGAGCCTAAATCCACGTTCTGA
- a CDS encoding ABC transporter ATP-binding protein: MTHKSVSVMPLLSFRGITKRFGPLVANDAISLDLNQGEVLALLGENGAGKTTLMNILFGHYVAEEGEIMVDGAPLPPGSTDAAIQAGIGMVHQHFTLAENLTVLENITLGTEPLFAWRRDIKAARAKIEKMASEYGLHADPDKPVSELSVGERQRVEILKALYRDARILILDEPTAVLTPQESESLFVTLKKLTAKGLAVIFISHKLNEILNHTDRVVVLRRGAVAGIVTTSDADRAGLAHMMVGEEVNRPKATAMTPGDAVLRLDHVSCRADSEAQSLKEVSLEIRAHEIIGLAGVAGNGQRTLANLLSGLTTAETGDVEILGGPGVADPTELVRRGVGRIPEDRHATGVVGEMPLWENLISEDRRGSEIARAGFVIDKGRAVRRTNRLIEEFDIRCEGPEAETRLLSGGNMQKLILARVLSKGPRFIIANQPVRGLDEGAIAYVQSRLLQARADGAGILLISEDLDELFALSDRIAVMYHGRLTAPQDTESLTIGDVGLLMSGHGAEAAHAH, from the coding sequence GTGACCCATAAATCTGTCTCAGTGATGCCCCTGTTATCCTTCAGGGGCATCACCAAGCGTTTCGGCCCGCTGGTCGCAAACGATGCGATATCGCTCGACCTCAATCAGGGCGAGGTCCTGGCTCTGCTGGGCGAGAACGGGGCCGGAAAAACGACTTTGATGAACATCCTCTTCGGGCATTACGTAGCCGAGGAGGGCGAGATCATGGTGGATGGCGCGCCGTTGCCTCCCGGCTCGACCGACGCGGCTATCCAGGCCGGTATCGGCATGGTGCATCAGCATTTCACCCTTGCCGAAAACCTGACGGTGCTGGAGAACATCACCCTCGGCACCGAGCCGCTTTTTGCCTGGCGCCGCGATATCAAGGCCGCCCGGGCCAAGATCGAGAAAATGGCTTCCGAGTATGGATTGCATGCCGATCCGGACAAACCGGTCAGCGAACTCTCGGTCGGTGAACGGCAGAGGGTAGAGATCCTGAAGGCTCTCTACCGTGACGCCCGTATTCTCATTCTGGACGAGCCGACGGCGGTTCTGACGCCGCAGGAATCGGAAAGCCTTTTCGTGACTCTGAAGAAGCTGACGGCCAAGGGCCTGGCTGTCATTTTCATCTCCCACAAGCTGAACGAGATCCTCAATCACACGGACCGGGTGGTGGTGCTGCGCCGGGGTGCCGTCGCCGGGATCGTCACGACGTCCGATGCAGATCGGGCCGGATTGGCGCACATGATGGTGGGCGAGGAAGTGAACCGGCCGAAAGCGACTGCAATGACACCGGGCGATGCGGTTCTGCGCCTGGACCACGTCTCATGCCGCGCGGATAGTGAAGCGCAGAGCCTGAAAGAGGTCAGCCTCGAAATCCGGGCGCATGAGATCATCGGACTTGCCGGTGTCGCGGGCAATGGTCAACGCACGCTCGCGAACCTGTTGTCCGGCCTTACAACAGCCGAGACCGGCGACGTCGAGATCCTTGGCGGACCGGGCGTGGCCGATCCGACGGAACTTGTCCGGCGTGGTGTCGGCCGTATTCCCGAGGATCGGCACGCTACCGGCGTGGTTGGTGAAATGCCGCTCTGGGAGAACCTGATCAGCGAGGACCGGCGCGGATCCGAAATTGCCCGCGCTGGCTTCGTCATCGACAAGGGCAGGGCCGTGCGGCGAACAAACCGCCTGATCGAGGAATTCGATATTCGTTGTGAAGGCCCGGAAGCAGAAACGCGTTTGTTATCAGGCGGCAACATGCAGAAGCTCATCCTAGCGCGCGTGCTGTCGAAGGGGCCACGCTTCATCATTGCGAACCAGCCGGTCCGCGGTCTGGACGAGGGGGCCATTGCCTATGTCCAGAGCCGCTTGCTGCAGGCACGGGCCGACGGTGCCGGTATTCTGTTGATCTCCGAGGATCTGGACGAACTCTTCGCCCTCAGCGACCGGATTGCCGTCATGTATCACGGCCGGCTGACCGCGCCACAGGATACGGAAAGCCTGACAATTGGCGATGTAGGCCTGCTGATGTCCGGGCATGGAGCGGAGGCCGCGCATGCGCATTGA
- a CDS encoding ABC transporter permease yields MRIETREDVALWRVIMAPPLAVLAALVLGAGLIIWAGEPVLASYWALLKGSLGSSFALNETLTRSTPLIFTGLAAAVAFRAKFYNIGAEGQLYCGALAATFFGTGMISLPPYLMIPFLMLVGAMAGGAVLIVPVLLKTHMKVDEVVTTLLLNFVILLLAGYLLEGPWKDPMSLGWPQAAPIVDEGIWPPLLAKGRLHLGFIFALVAALLAWALMRFTVWGYEIRAVGLNASAAGFAGIGVNATVIRTALISGGLAGLAGVSEVAGLKGYLTLDLSPGFGYAGIAVAMLAQLHPLGVILSAFFISAVYVGADAMSRSTDIPTYIADVLVGLSVLTILVSVMLTRYRIRWN; encoded by the coding sequence ATGCGCATTGAGACACGGGAAGATGTCGCGCTCTGGCGCGTGATAATGGCGCCGCCCCTCGCGGTTCTGGCGGCACTGGTACTCGGCGCCGGGTTGATCATCTGGGCGGGAGAGCCGGTGCTGGCCTCCTATTGGGCTTTGCTGAAGGGATCGCTCGGCTCCAGCTTTGCCCTGAATGAAACGCTGACACGGTCCACGCCGCTGATCTTCACGGGATTAGCTGCAGCTGTCGCCTTCCGGGCGAAATTCTACAATATCGGCGCCGAAGGGCAGCTCTATTGCGGCGCTCTGGCCGCGACCTTCTTCGGCACCGGCATGATTTCCCTGCCGCCTTACCTGATGATCCCCTTTCTGATGCTGGTCGGCGCCATGGCCGGCGGCGCCGTCCTGATCGTGCCGGTTCTGCTGAAGACCCACATGAAGGTCGACGAGGTGGTGACGACGCTGCTGCTGAATTTCGTCATCCTGCTGCTGGCCGGATATCTGCTTGAGGGGCCGTGGAAGGACCCGATGTCACTCGGCTGGCCACAGGCCGCCCCCATCGTGGATGAAGGCATTTGGCCGCCGCTGTTGGCCAAGGGGCGCCTGCATCTCGGCTTTATCTTCGCGCTCGTCGCCGCATTGCTTGCCTGGGCCCTGATGCGCTTCACCGTCTGGGGATACGAGATCCGCGCCGTCGGCCTGAACGCCTCCGCCGCCGGTTTCGCCGGCATCGGCGTGAATGCAACGGTGATCCGTACCGCTTTGATATCAGGCGGTCTTGCGGGTCTCGCCGGGGTTAGCGAAGTCGCCGGGCTCAAAGGCTACCTCACGCTCGATCTCTCACCGGGCTTCGGCTATGCGGGGATTGCCGTCGCCATGCTCGCGCAATTGCATCCGCTCGGTGTCATTCTTTCGGCCTTCTTCATCTCGGCCGTCTATGTCGGCGCCGATGCGATGAGCAGGTCGACCGATATCCCGACCTACATTGCGGACGTGCTAGTCGGCCTGTCGGTGTTGACCATTCTGGTCAGTGTCATGCTGACCCGTTACCGCATCCGCTGGAATTGA